A genomic stretch from Synergistaceae bacterium includes:
- the uvsE gene encoding UV DNA damage repair endonuclease UvsE gives MSIGYACLAVAVNGSEMKSCTLKNANEERLMSLIEHNLSALETVIDYNVLNGIKLFRISSDLIPFGSSIAADIPWHEHLSGEFSRIGQKIMKAGMRVSMHPGQYTVLNSINNAVVERAIEDLDYHEKVLDALGLDPEHKLVLHLGGVYGNKAQAIKRFLVHYRHLEPAVKNRLVLENDDTMFNIDNVLEASSAVDIPVVYDNLHNAANPADHAMSDLDWINLCGATWKRGDGLQKIHYSQQNPTKRTGAHSETIELETFLDFYHRLSAMDIDIMLEVKDKNISALKCINCVSNQGIGALEREWARYKYSILERSPAEYGRIRTLLTDKNTYPALEMYRLVEEAYRTPIHRGNVVNAVQHVWGYFKNKATKTEKSRFDRLLTKYLSDDASLTSLKNCLHRIARKYKEEHLLNGYYFYK, from the coding sequence GCTGGAAACCGTAATCGACTACAATGTGCTCAATGGTATAAAGCTATTCCGTATCTCTTCTGACTTGATCCCATTTGGATCAAGCATCGCGGCAGACATACCGTGGCACGAGCACTTATCTGGAGAGTTTTCGCGCATTGGACAAAAAATTATGAAAGCGGGCATGCGTGTATCCATGCATCCAGGACAATATACCGTTCTCAACTCAATAAATAACGCGGTAGTAGAGCGGGCAATAGAGGACCTCGACTATCACGAAAAGGTGTTGGACGCGCTTGGACTTGACCCTGAACACAAACTGGTACTTCATCTGGGCGGCGTTTATGGGAACAAAGCCCAGGCTATAAAAAGATTTCTGGTGCATTACAGGCATCTTGAGCCTGCTGTGAAAAACCGCCTGGTGCTGGAAAATGACGATACCATGTTCAACATCGACAATGTACTCGAAGCGTCTTCGGCTGTCGATATCCCTGTTGTTTATGACAATTTGCATAATGCTGCCAATCCGGCAGATCACGCGATGAGCGATCTCGACTGGATAAATCTTTGTGGCGCAACTTGGAAAAGGGGTGATGGTTTACAGAAGATTCATTATTCCCAGCAAAACCCCACCAAAAGAACAGGGGCGCATTCGGAGACTATCGAGCTGGAAACGTTTCTGGATTTTTATCACCGGTTATCTGCAATGGACATCGATATTATGTTGGAGGTAAAGGACAAAAACATATCCGCTTTGAAGTGTATCAACTGTGTCTCAAATCAAGGGATAGGCGCGCTGGAGCGAGAATGGGCCAGGTATAAATACAGCATTCTGGAGCGCTCTCCTGCCGAGTATGGCCGTATTCGCACACTCTTAACGGACAAGAACACCTACCCGGCTTTGGAGATGTACCGTTTGGTTGAAGAGGCGTACCGTACACCCATCCACAGAGGAAATGTAGTGAATGCCGTCCAGCATGTTTGGGGGTATTTCAAAAACAAGGCCACAAAAACCGAAAAAAGCCGGTTTGACCGGCTGTTGACGAAGTACCTTTCGGACGATGCAAGCTTAACATCGCTTAAGAACTGTCTTCATAGGATCGCAAGGAAATACAAGGAGGAGCATCTTCTCAATGGGTATTATTTCTACAAATAA